One genomic segment of Sphingobacteriales bacterium includes these proteins:
- a CDS encoding OmpA family protein yields MEVQNICFEYGQNCAPQAWKEVSLSDKHYVVKNRIAKDGNCFCSLVILHRKEKQIRDYLQTELICPLIAGNPYILTLHLRVPQAHFFPIGVAFTSTDPLGKRDSLMQTVPKVSSDTNELKPNKWQKISMPFVANGNEKFLVIGNFTQIPDSIRQQISWDELRYYIDAVSLYAANDGNSTAQPCGGQEALAATKRIKNDKSRHTIFDEQGNPIKKGFKPKIKSTPALPIFSPLRIDTINNEGGSYTTSTENKNLTSISPLPLFTDNNLFVPLLEYPPTAANPDTLLIPGVYFGFDESFIAPKMATLLDSFVPQLLARNVVSITVEGHADSRGTPEYNLQLSQARARAVAQYLQQRGLPIDKLQITAKGETQPIASNMFEHGRAENRRVILHVFWQ; encoded by the coding sequence ATGGAAGTACAAAACATTTGCTTTGAATATGGCCAAAACTGTGCACCTCAAGCCTGGAAGGAGGTTTCGTTAAGTGATAAACACTACGTTGTTAAAAACCGGATAGCTAAAGATGGCAATTGTTTTTGCAGTTTGGTAATTTTACATCGCAAGGAAAAACAAATCCGCGATTATTTACAAACCGAACTTATTTGCCCACTTATAGCTGGCAACCCATATATTTTAACCTTGCATTTGCGTGTGCCCCAGGCACATTTTTTTCCGATTGGTGTTGCATTTACTAGTACCGACCCCTTGGGTAAACGCGATAGCTTAATGCAAACAGTACCTAAGGTTTCATCTGATACAAACGAATTAAAGCCAAACAAATGGCAAAAAATAAGTATGCCCTTTGTAGCTAACGGCAACGAAAAATTTTTAGTGATAGGTAATTTTACACAAATACCCGATAGTATAAGGCAACAAATTAGCTGGGACGAACTTAGATATTATATAGATGCAGTGAGCTTATATGCGGCCAATGACGGAAATTCAACTGCTCAACCATGTGGTGGACAAGAAGCCCTTGCCGCAACTAAACGTATAAAAAATGACAAAAGCCGGCATACCATTTTTGACGAGCAAGGCAACCCTATTAAAAAAGGATTTAAACCCAAAATTAAATCAACGCCAGCGTTGCCAATATTCTCACCATTAAGAATTGATACTATTAATAACGAGGGTGGCAGCTACACAACCAGCACAGAAAACAAAAATCTAACTTCAATAAGTCCTTTGCCTTTATTTACCGACAATAATTTGTTTGTTCCGCTGCTCGAATATCCGCCTACGGCTGCCAACCCCGATACTTTGCTTATTCCGGGGGTATATTTTGGCTTTGACGAAAGTTTTATCGCACCTAAAATGGCTACCCTTTTAGATTCGTTTGTGCCGCAGTTATTAGCTCGAAATGTGGTTAGTATAACCGTAGAAGGGCATGCCGACAGCCGCGGCACCCCTGAATATAATCTTCAGCTCTCGCAGGCGCGTGCGCGGGCAGTTGCGCAGTATTTGCAACAGCGCGGTTTACCGATTGATAAACTGCAAATAACGGCTAAAGGCGAAACTCAACCTATCGCCAGCAATATGTTTGAGCATGGAAGGGCAGAAAATCGCCGTGTAATATTGCACGTATTTTGGCAATAA
- a CDS encoding type I restriction enzyme HsdR N-terminal domain-containing protein: MENEQFPKLIFPDCGLKVRLLNGKLQVFDVVRKKFVRLLPEEWVRQHLVHFLQIQTKWPLTHIAVELGLKLPTGLQKRCDVLLHGPNGQPVVLAECKAPNIALTQQAVNQVAQYNLHFKLPYLVVTNGLAILIYHINFETKQIESQAALPNFDSFLA; this comes from the coding sequence ATGGAAAACGAACAATTTCCTAAATTAATTTTTCCGGATTGCGGTTTAAAAGTACGCCTATTAAATGGCAAATTGCAGGTTTTTGATGTGGTGCGAAAAAAATTCGTGCGCTTATTGCCCGAAGAATGGGTGCGGCAGCATTTAGTACATTTTTTACAAATCCAAACCAAGTGGCCGCTTACCCATATTGCCGTTGAACTTGGACTAAAATTGCCCACCGGTTTACAAAAACGCTGCGATGTATTGCTGCATGGGCCAAATGGGCAGCCGGTAGTGTTGGCCGAGTGTAAGGCACCCAATATTGCCCTCACCCAGCAAGCTGTTAACCAGGTAGCGCAATACAATTTACATTTTAAACTGCCTTATTTAGTGGTAACAAATGGTTTGGCAATTTTAATTTACCATATAAACTTTGAAACAAAACAAATTGAAAGCCAAGCCGCCCTACCTAATTTTGATTCTTTTTTAGCTTAA
- a CDS encoding CotH kinase family protein, translating to MKKNLHTLAVFFISVLWLLPATGQTTFYDPAVIQTIEIEFKESNWDEIMDNNLTIGDGNDLLKGKLTINKTEVFNNIGVRYKGNSSYKPNQKKNPLHIDLNYLVPGQDYQSYNTIKLSNGKNDPTLVREVFGYEIARNYMPASKANYAKVYINGEYIGIYTNVEAVNKDMLKQYFSYDNDSPFFKGDSDNPGPPPSGCPPGPSAVLAYLGQDSACYKNIYDKESKDGWKDLVNLCDTFNNNQNKMEKVIDVDRLLWFLAILNVTVNLDAPINIPHNFYIYQDQNHRFNILPWDFNETFGVFKNKAGVPPPNNTFTPQELQELPPLYNADKPQQFPLIAQPMANPLYKRMYLAHFKTILTENFSDKAYLNRITQLQQTIEQALKDDPNKLFSYQQFTDNVTQSVGNIIGISELMEARITHLLNTPEMKAAAPNLETPLVKGSPKPFGTVYITANAPGASTVFVGYRDNPWGIFTKLPMFDDGAHEDGAANDGNWGVALNLQAADVQYYVYAENNEAGIFSPARAEWEFYNIATAGDVVINEIVTNNVAGQTDANGEFDDWIELHNNTAQDISLKGYTLSDNSTEPYKWAFPDNTTIPAKGYLIVWADNNLSQQGLHANFKLSATGEEVILYGSDKQAINKVIIPSLPNDIAWGRLPNGSGEFVYLPPTFAAQNQPFTGITPPPSNNYNNTSQLLPLTIWPNPTQPHLQPQINIELPITPKPNTYCYLYNMIGQNILTLPVQQTRFNIDISQLQAGLYIMQVTGNFAPQKVVVVK from the coding sequence ATGAAAAAAAACCTCCATACGCTCGCTGTATTTTTCATATCTGTTTTATGGTTATTGCCTGCTACTGGCCAAACAACATTTTACGACCCCGCAGTTATTCAAACCATAGAAATTGAATTTAAAGAAAGCAACTGGGACGAAATTATGGACAATAACCTTACCATTGGCGATGGAAACGATTTGCTGAAGGGTAAATTAACTATAAACAAAACCGAAGTGTTCAACAACATTGGCGTTCGTTACAAAGGCAATAGCTCGTACAAACCCAATCAAAAAAAGAACCCCTTACATATAGACCTCAATTATTTGGTGCCTGGCCAAGACTACCAAAGCTACAATACCATTAAACTGTCGAACGGTAAAAACGACCCAACCCTTGTGCGCGAGGTATTTGGTTACGAAATTGCCCGAAATTATATGCCCGCTTCAAAAGCTAACTACGCAAAAGTATATATCAACGGCGAATACATAGGCATTTATACCAATGTTGAAGCTGTTAATAAAGACATGCTTAAACAATATTTTTCATACGACAACGATTCGCCATTTTTCAAAGGCGATTCTGACAACCCAGGGCCGCCCCCTTCCGGATGCCCGCCCGGACCATCTGCCGTTTTAGCCTACTTAGGGCAAGACAGTGCTTGCTACAAAAATATTTACGATAAGGAGTCGAAAGATGGCTGGAAAGACCTCGTTAATTTGTGCGACACCTTTAATAATAACCAAAACAAAATGGAAAAGGTTATTGATGTCGATAGATTATTATGGTTTCTGGCAATTTTAAATGTTACCGTTAATTTAGATGCACCTATTAATATTCCGCATAATTTTTACATCTACCAAGACCAAAATCACCGGTTTAATATACTGCCATGGGATTTTAACGAAACCTTTGGCGTTTTTAAAAATAAAGCAGGTGTACCACCGCCTAATAATACTTTTACTCCACAAGAACTGCAAGAATTACCGCCCCTATACAATGCCGACAAACCACAACAGTTTCCGCTAATTGCCCAGCCTATGGCCAACCCCTTGTATAAACGCATGTATTTAGCCCATTTTAAAACCATATTAACCGAAAATTTTTCTGACAAGGCCTACCTTAACCGCATTACCCAATTGCAACAAACTATTGAACAAGCACTAAAAGACGACCCCAACAAACTTTTCTCGTACCAACAGTTTACCGACAACGTAACCCAGTCGGTTGGCAATATTATAGGCATAAGCGAGCTAATGGAAGCCCGAATAACACATTTGCTAAACACTCCGGAAATGAAAGCTGCCGCCCCCAACTTAGAAACTCCCCTTGTTAAAGGCTCGCCTAAACCATTTGGTACTGTTTATATAACTGCCAATGCACCCGGCGCAAGCACCGTATTTGTTGGCTACCGCGACAACCCTTGGGGCATATTTACTAAACTGCCCATGTTTGACGACGGCGCCCATGAAGACGGCGCTGCCAATGACGGCAACTGGGGCGTAGCCCTTAATTTACAAGCTGCCGATGTTCAGTATTACGTATATGCCGAAAACAACGAGGCGGGAATTTTTTCGCCAGCCCGCGCCGAGTGGGAATTTTATAATATTGCAACTGCCGGAGATGTAGTAATTAACGAAATCGTAACTAATAACGTAGCAGGCCAAACCGATGCCAATGGCGAATTTGATGACTGGATTGAACTGCACAATAATACAGCCCAAGACATTAGCTTAAAAGGATACACCCTAAGCGATAATTCAACTGAGCCTTATAAATGGGCTTTTCCGGACAATACCACCATTCCGGCAAAAGGTTATTTGATTGTATGGGCTGATAATAATTTATCGCAACAGGGGCTTCATGCCAATTTTAAATTGTCGGCAACCGGCGAAGAGGTAATTTTATACGGATCGGACAAACAAGCCATTAACAAAGTAATAATTCCAAGTCTGCCCAACGATATTGCTTGGGGGCGCTTGCCAAATGGCTCGGGCGAGTTTGTATATTTGCCACCTACGTTTGCTGCACAAAACCAACCTTTTACGGGTATTACGCCACCACCAAGTAACAATTACAATAACACCTCGCAACTGTTGCCACTAACCATTTGGCCTAACCCAACTCAGCCCCATTTGCAACCTCAAATTAATATTGAGTTGCCCATTACGCCCAAACCAAATACTTATTGTTATTTATATAATATGATAGGGCAAAATATTTTAACCCTACCAGTTCAACAAACTAGGTTTAATATAGATATTTCGCAGCTTCAGGCGGGTTTGTACATCATGCAGGTAACGGGTAATTTTGCCCCTCAAAAAGTAGTGGTAGTAAAATAA
- a CDS encoding multidrug efflux SMR transporter — protein MPWIYLLLAGLFEIGFTSFFKLSNNFTHHKYTVAFVVSAALSLWFLNKAVQHIALGTAYAVWTGIGAAGTVIIGLLYFNEPANFWRLFFISLLIAAVIGLKLISK, from the coding sequence ATGCCTTGGATTTATTTATTATTAGCCGGCCTTTTCGAAATTGGCTTTACCTCATTTTTTAAACTTTCTAACAATTTTACCCACCATAAATACACGGTTGCTTTTGTGGTAAGTGCTGCTTTAAGTCTTTGGTTTTTGAACAAAGCCGTACAACATATAGCCTTAGGTACTGCTTACGCCGTTTGGACGGGTATTGGTGCTGCCGGCACGGTTATAATTGGATTATTGTATTTTAATGAGCCTGCCAATTTTTGGCGTTTGTTTTTTATTAGTTTGCTTATTGCTGCCGTTATTGGGCTTAAACTGATAAGTAAATAA
- a CDS encoding VOC family protein, which translates to MSNVSIYLNFMGNTIEAFNFYEKVFQTQIQMPIYYNRDMPTEPGMPELSEEDKNKVMHICLPILGGTNLMGSDMLESMGHKLVVGNNITINLEPDTKEEADRLYNLLSDGATECAPMSQQFWGYWGCCLDKFGIRWMLNYWQEENKS; encoded by the coding sequence ATGTCAAACGTATCTATTTACCTAAATTTTATGGGCAACACCATCGAAGCATTTAATTTTTACGAAAAAGTGTTTCAAACGCAAATTCAGATGCCAATTTATTACAACCGCGATATGCCTACAGAACCCGGAATGCCCGAACTCTCTGAAGAAGATAAAAACAAAGTAATGCATATTTGTTTACCCATTTTAGGCGGCACCAATCTCATGGGTAGCGATATGCTCGAAAGTATGGGGCATAAATTAGTAGTTGGCAACAATATTACTATTAACCTTGAACCCGACACAAAAGAAGAAGCCGACAGGCTTTACAACCTTTTATCGGACGGGGCAACCGAATGTGCCCCCATGAGTCAGCAGTTTTGGGGCTACTGGGGCTGTTGCTTAGATAAGTTTGGTATTAGATGGATGTTGAACTATTGGCAGGAAGAAAATAAGAGTTAA
- a CDS encoding DUF1295 domain-containing protein, translated as MALIEEMTQQGNFLFKYRGQLPLILVACGLLLFVVEHNSNPPAAILPFTHWLPYLTIGLLGLFIRIIVVGFTPAGTSGRNTAQQVANSLNTKGIYSVVRHPLYVGNFFMWLSVAMLPGNYWFVLCFILAYWLYYERIMFAEEAFLRQKYGQAYTDWSAQTPAFIPNFTKWEPAKLNFSLKNVLKREITGLWILILLFVFFRILHIYLVENKFYLDPNWLIIFASTTLAFAVIKLLQKTTNLLHTSGR; from the coding sequence ATGGCACTAATTGAAGAAATGACCCAGCAGGGCAATTTTTTATTTAAATACCGCGGGCAATTGCCATTAATTTTGGTTGCTTGCGGTCTATTACTGTTTGTTGTTGAACATAACAGTAACCCCCCAGCAGCTATTTTGCCCTTTACCCACTGGCTGCCCTATTTAACCATTGGTTTGCTGGGTTTATTTATACGAATAATAGTAGTAGGGTTTACACCTGCCGGCACATCGGGGCGTAATACAGCCCAACAGGTTGCTAACTCGCTCAATACAAAGGGTATTTACTCGGTTGTTAGACATCCGTTATATGTAGGCAATTTTTTTATGTGGCTGTCGGTAGCCATGTTGCCGGGCAACTACTGGTTTGTGCTGTGTTTTATACTGGCTTATTGGTTGTATTACGAGCGCATTATGTTTGCCGAAGAAGCTTTTTTGCGCCAAAAATACGGCCAAGCCTACACCGATTGGTCAGCGCAAACACCTGCATTTATTCCCAATTTTACAAAATGGGAGCCTGCAAAATTAAACTTCTCGTTAAAAAATGTACTTAAACGCGAAATTACCGGACTGTGGATTTTAATATTGTTGTTCGTTTTTTTTAGAATATTACATATTTATTTAGTCGAAAACAAATTTTACTTAGACCCCAACTGGTTAATAATTTTTGCTTCGACAACCTTAGCTTTCGCGGTTATAAAACTGTTGCAAAAAACTACCAATTTGCTGCATACTTCCGGAAGATAA
- a CDS encoding RNA-binding S4 domain-containing protein yields MSIIAPSKIRIDKWLFAVRIFKTRTLAADACKSGKIKINGQPAKPAADITLNDEIFIHKGPERKLLKVAAIIENRVGAPQAVLCYIDITPPEMNPHILLKLPGAFVTTPVRQRGTGRPTKKERRDIDNFNDQTKTDLPLD; encoded by the coding sequence ATGTCTATTATTGCACCTTCAAAAATTCGCATAGATAAATGGTTGTTTGCCGTGCGCATTTTTAAAACCCGCACTTTGGCCGCCGATGCCTGTAAATCCGGAAAAATTAAAATTAATGGCCAACCTGCCAAGCCAGCAGCCGATATTACCCTCAACGACGAAATTTTTATTCACAAAGGTCCCGAACGCAAACTTTTAAAAGTAGCTGCCATTATTGAAAACAGGGTAGGTGCGCCGCAAGCTGTTTTATGTTATATTGATATTACTCCGCCCGAAATGAACCCACATATTTTGCTAAAATTGCCCGGAGCATTTGTTACTACTCCGGTACGTCAGCGCGGTACTGGCCGCCCTACCAAAAAAGAACGCCGCGATATTGACAATTTTAACGACCAAACCAAAACCGATTTACCACTCGATTGA
- a CDS encoding threonylcarbamoyl-AMP synthase, with product MQTTIGNSIEKAAQLLADGQIVAIPTETVYGLAGNALEADIVQKIFEAKNRPAYNPLIVHIAQLDDLTKYAAYIPDLAYDLAQVFMPGPLTLLLPKKALIPDIVTANLPLVGLRMPNHPVSLSLLQQLNFPLAAPSANPFQYISPTTTAHVYQQLQGKIPYILEGGPCAKGIESTIIGFDAQTNQPILYRQGALPLFEIEKIAGKTALAPALPSNTPLTPGQLRLHYSPRTPLLLTHNLDQTLANLTLNPNEQIGIIAFTVNTANEAQLKATYPQIKYISILSNNGNLDEAAYNLYNALHLLDSMGLNLIIAQYAPNYGIGIAINDRLTRASRQ from the coding sequence ATGCAAACTACTATTGGCAATAGTATTGAAAAAGCAGCCCAATTACTTGCAGATGGGCAAATTGTGGCCATCCCTACCGAAACGGTTTATGGCTTGGCGGGCAATGCATTGGAGGCCGATATTGTGCAGAAAATTTTTGAAGCTAAAAACCGGCCTGCCTATAACCCGCTTATTGTGCATATTGCTCAACTTGACGATTTGACTAAATACGCTGCTTATATTCCGGATTTAGCATATGATTTAGCGCAGGTCTTTATGCCTGGTCCGCTAACTTTATTATTACCTAAAAAAGCACTGATACCTGATATTGTTACCGCCAATTTGCCTTTGGTAGGTTTGCGAATGCCCAACCATCCGGTAAGTTTGTCCTTATTGCAGCAATTAAATTTTCCGTTAGCGGCACCCAGTGCCAACCCTTTTCAGTACATTAGTCCCACAACAACGGCACATGTTTACCAGCAATTACAAGGCAAAATACCTTATATTTTAGAGGGCGGCCCCTGTGCCAAGGGTATTGAAAGCACTATTATTGGCTTTGATGCCCAAACTAACCAGCCTATATTGTACCGACAAGGCGCGCTGCCACTGTTTGAAATTGAAAAAATTGCCGGAAAGACTGCGCTTGCCCCTGCCTTGCCATCAAATACCCCCCTAACGCCGGGACAACTGCGCTTGCATTATTCGCCACGAACTCCTTTGCTGCTTACCCATAATTTAGACCAAACTTTGGCAAACCTAACCTTAAACCCAAACGAGCAAATAGGAATTATTGCCTTTACAGTCAATACCGCAAACGAGGCGCAATTAAAAGCAACTTACCCCCAAATTAAATATATCAGTATATTGTCGAACAATGGCAATTTAGACGAGGCCGCTTATAACCTTTACAATGCCCTCCACCTGTTAGACAGCATGGGTTTGAACCTGATTATTGCACAATACGCCCCCAATTACGGTATAGGCATTGCCATTAACGACAGGCTTACCCGCGCAAGTAGGCAATAG
- a CDS encoding sodium:solute symporter, protein MQPWLILTVVLGYIVLLFVIAHITGKDASNDNFFIAKHQSPWWVVAYGVIGASISGVTFISVPGAVGKLGSVNGSFSYMQVVLGNMVGYAVIALVLLPLYYKMQLTSIYGYLHKRFGWYSYKTGAGFFLLSRTIGAAFRLYLVAVVLQVFLFDKWGVPFYANVIITLILIGAYTLRGGLKTIIWTDTLQTTVMLLTVFVTIGYIGYDLGLGTSGLWQAVADSPYSQCFFWDWRPDNYFFKQFLSGAFIAIAMTGLDQDLMQKNNSCRSLPEAQKNMLTSSTILLFVNMCFVGLGALLYVYAQAKGLVLPKNSDYLFPQLAFENFAPWVGILFLVGLTAAAYSSVDSALTALTTSFCVDFLDFEQKTASGEYPEKKLTQTRLKVHISFTLVVLVVILFFNYALKQEVITAVFRVASFTYGPLLGLFAFGLYTKRQIADKYTPVICILPPVICYFLFTYSAQLFWGYKMGFELLLINAALTFLALLLISKK, encoded by the coding sequence ATGCAGCCTTGGTTGATACTTACCGTAGTACTCGGATACATAGTTTTATTATTTGTAATTGCCCATATTACGGGTAAAGATGCCAGTAACGATAATTTTTTTATAGCCAAACATCAAAGTCCTTGGTGGGTAGTGGCTTATGGGGTTATTGGTGCATCTATATCGGGAGTAACGTTTATTTCGGTGCCGGGGGCGGTTGGTAAATTGGGGTCGGTAAACGGGTCGTTTTCGTATATGCAGGTGGTATTGGGCAATATGGTAGGCTACGCCGTTATTGCCTTAGTATTATTGCCTTTGTATTATAAGATGCAGCTAACCTCGATATATGGCTACTTGCACAAACGTTTCGGATGGTATAGCTATAAAACCGGCGCCGGATTTTTTTTACTCTCGCGCACAATTGGCGCAGCATTTAGGTTGTATTTGGTAGCCGTAGTGTTGCAAGTATTTTTGTTCGACAAATGGGGGGTGCCTTTTTATGCCAATGTAATTATTACCTTAATTTTAATTGGTGCTTATACCTTGCGCGGCGGCCTTAAAACAATTATTTGGACAGATACCCTGCAAACAACAGTAATGCTGCTAACTGTTTTTGTTACTATTGGCTATATTGGCTACGATTTAGGCTTGGGTACATCCGGACTTTGGCAGGCCGTTGCCGACAGCCCTTACTCGCAATGCTTTTTTTGGGATTGGCGACCCGATAATTACTTTTTCAAACAGTTTTTAAGCGGCGCATTTATAGCTATTGCCATGACCGGCCTTGACCAAGACCTGATGCAAAAAAACAACTCGTGCCGCAGCTTGCCCGAAGCTCAAAAAAACATGCTCACCTCCAGCACTATTTTGCTGTTTGTAAATATGTGCTTTGTGGGTTTAGGTGCTTTGTTGTATGTATATGCGCAGGCAAAAGGTTTAGTATTGCCCAAAAACAGCGATTATTTGTTTCCGCAGTTAGCCTTTGAAAATTTTGCCCCTTGGGTGGGTATTTTATTTTTGGTAGGCTTAACCGCTGCCGCTTATTCAAGTGTTGACTCGGCCTTAACAGCCTTGACTACCTCGTTTTGTGTTGATTTTTTAGATTTTGAGCAAAAAACAGCATCCGGAGAATATCCGGAGAAAAAACTGACACAAACCCGCCTAAAAGTGCATATTAGTTTTACTTTGGTCGTTTTAGTTGTCATCTTATTTTTTAACTATGCGCTTAAACAAGAGGTAATAACGGCAGTTTTTAGGGTGGCCTCGTTTACCTACGGGCCATTATTGGGCTTGTTTGCCTTTGGCCTTTACACCAAACGCCAAATTGCCGATAAATACACTCCGGTTATTTGTATTTTGCCTCCAGTTATTTGTTATTTTTTGTTTACCTATTCGGCGCAATTATTTTGGGGCTATAAAATGGGTTTCGAGCTGTTGTTAATTAATGCCGCCTTAACATTTTTGGCTTTGTTGCTAATTAGCAAAAAATAG
- a CDS encoding CAP domain-containing protein encodes MRFFICLFLFVSCTSFTSNPTNGNQLPQNQMADTLKSIDSLTEATTNQPKADQTIDPRNFNPSLLEALILNGINEVRQKKRLSVLYADSILYHAAADQNTFVAQKGALTHEQPNKSHQTVRKRVNQQGGDYEVIGENIAYQGFTTITEGRRKFVEYNTYAEMAKQMVKLWVKSPPHYENVIFKKFDRSGVHVLLDNKRHGIYATQVFSTKQ; translated from the coding sequence ATGCGTTTTTTTATATGTCTGTTTTTATTTGTGTCATGCACTTCGTTTACTAGTAACCCTACAAATGGCAACCAATTACCTCAAAATCAAATGGCCGATACGCTAAAAAGTATCGATAGCCTTACTGAGGCAACAACCAACCAGCCCAAAGCTGACCAAACCATTGACCCGCGTAATTTTAATCCAAGTTTGCTCGAAGCCTTAATTTTAAACGGCATTAACGAGGTGCGACAAAAAAAACGCCTTTCGGTTTTATACGCCGACTCGATTTTGTACCATGCCGCTGCCGACCAAAACACCTTTGTAGCTCAAAAAGGGGCACTTACCCACGAACAACCCAATAAATCGCATCAAACGGTGCGCAAAAGGGTAAACCAGCAAGGTGGCGACTACGAAGTGATTGGCGAGAACATTGCTTACCAAGGATTTACGACCATTACCGAAGGTCGCCGCAAATTCGTTGAATACAATACCTATGCCGAAATGGCAAAACAAATGGTAAAACTTTGGGTAAAATCGCCCCCACATTACGAAAATGTTATTTTCAAAAAATTTGACCGCTCGGGTGTTCATGTTTTATTAGACAACAAACGTCATGGCATTTATGCCACTCAGGTATTTTCCACCAAACAGTAA
- the idi gene encoding isopentenyl-diphosphate Delta-isomerase, producing MLPLSNLPTTTDTNSILNYDYVVLTNLDGEVLGTEEKIAAHQKALLHMAFSVLVFNKQGQMLLQQRAFNKYHFGGLWSNTCCSHQRLNESDEAAAHRRLYEELGFDLPLKHVLTFVYKAHDPKTNLTEHERDLVFIGIYNGEPILPNPNEVAAIKWISLADLFLDMNLHPDNYTYWFKVLLEHLRERELLAVTAIAKLFDESN from the coding sequence ATGCTCCCCCTTTCGAACTTACCCACCACCACCGACACAAACAGTATCTTAAATTACGATTACGTAGTTTTAACTAATTTGGACGGAGAAGTATTAGGCACAGAAGAAAAAATTGCCGCTCACCAGAAAGCACTATTGCACATGGCATTTAGTGTACTGGTTTTCAACAAACAAGGGCAAATGCTATTACAACAACGCGCCTTTAATAAATACCATTTTGGCGGTCTTTGGAGCAATACATGTTGCAGTCATCAGCGTTTAAACGAAAGCGACGAAGCCGCCGCCCACCGCCGTCTGTACGAAGAACTTGGCTTTGACCTGCCGCTTAAACACGTCTTAACCTTTGTTTACAAAGCCCACGACCCCAAAACCAACCTTACCGAACACGAGCGCGATTTAGTATTTATAGGTATTTATAACGGCGAACCAATTTTACCAAACCCTAACGAGGTGGCAGCTATAAAATGGATAAGCCTTGCCGATTTATTTTTAGACATGAACTTGCATCCGGATAATTATACCTACTGGTTTAAAGTACTTTTAGAGCATCTGCGCGAGCGCGAATTGTTGGCTGTTACCGCTATCGCTAAACTCTTCGATGAGTCAAACTAA